Proteins encoded by one window of Dendropsophus ebraccatus isolate aDenEbr1 chromosome 4, aDenEbr1.pat, whole genome shotgun sequence:
- the CCDC71 gene encoding coiled-coil domain-containing protein 71 yields the protein MNVEKSQMEEKAVHSWSRLSSIGKSAFEEALRVFNPMSKDLTDTETQLVTFLQGLREEGYQPTILSSKDVYGYNSTTADTPPPLPPPPPAAGPKCPQKNNSSVSSSRSHSKNQNSKPANTRVDISVSAAKISGKHPNKNLLLTSLKQSDTEKTKCSCVGFSSDVYPGVFPAMKLSVVLEALVPFKATAPSLASLKEQPLVIASKQNAKGKNNKAYQSIMKETSSLNGVVLNGINGKILKENDACKAFEILNGRFLVNAHHHCNGIAQTKHNSKVQRDVTSREGKQQMGDRDRKRRLNEVSEEAPVHKRIHITLPLVKRSPFDKDKYNLFKSTIIKIDKTSDDDEVRRKAQQILRVNLSPVLRIQPLFVGLQ from the coding sequence CTGAGAGTGTTCAACCCGATGTCAAAAGACCTGACAGACACTGAGACACAGCTGGTGACTTTTCTTCAAGGCCTTCGGGAGGAAGGCTATCAGCCCACTATACTGAGCAGTAAAGATGTTTATGGATACAATTCAACCACAGCAGACACACCGCCAccgctgccaccaccaccaccagcggcTGGACCAAAATGTCCCCAAAAAAACAATTCGTCCGTCTCCTCATCTAGATCTCACTCGAAAAATCAGAATAGCAAACCAGCCAACACAAGAGTAGATATTTCTGTCAGTGCTGCTAAAATTTCTGGCAAACACCCAAATAAAAACTTACTTTTGACTTCGCTAAAGCAATCTGACACTGAGAAGACAAAATGCTCATGTGTGGGGTTTTCTTCTGATGTGTATCCTGGAGTCTTTCCTGCTATGAAACTTTCTGTTGTTTTAGAGGCATTGGTGCCCTTTAAAGCTACAGCCCCCTCGTTGGCAAGCCTTAAGGAACAGCCCCTAGTCATAGCATCAAAGCAAAACGCTAAGGGAAAGAACAACAAAGCCTACCAGTCCATAATGAAAGAGACTTCCTCTTTAAATGGAGTCGTTTTGAATGGGATAAATGGCAAAATTTTAAAGGAGAATGACGCTTGTAAGGCCTTTGAGATTTTGAACGGGCGATTCCTGGTAAACGCTCACCACCATTGCAATGGTATAGCtcaaacaaaacacaactcaAAAGTACAGAGAGATGTTAccagcagagagggaaaacagcAAATGGGGGACAGGGACAGAAAACGGAGACTCAATGAGGTCTCTGAGGAGGCGCCGGTCCACAAGAGGATACACATAACTCTTCCATTGGTGAAAAGGTCGCCATTTGATAAGGACAAATATAACTTGTTCAAGTCTACAATTATTAAAATAGACAAGACTTCTGATGATGATGAAGTAAGAAGGAAAGCACAGCAAATCCTACGGGTGAACCTTTCTCCAGTTCTCCGAATCCAGCCTTTGTTTGTCGGCCTCCAATAA